The following are from one region of the Paenibacillus bovis genome:
- a CDS encoding CidB/LrgB family autolysis modulator, with product MNSILFLLATLIVYMGAKKLYRRFPRVYLSPLLTTPLVLVIVLLSMHVPYTHYNEGGQWLSRLLQPATIAFAVPLYKNLKTLRKHAVEIVASVLFGSIVAVSSSALLARLMHLNHDLMGSIIPRSITTPIAMNVSQAIGGVPTITAIFVIITGLIGSMIGPYIVKWLRIEGEIARGILFGTAAHGTGTSKAFELSSLTGTISSISMILSALFTLAATPILALIMLP from the coding sequence ATGAATTCCATTCTATTCCTGCTTGCTACATTAATCGTCTATATGGGAGCCAAAAAGCTGTATCGCCGTTTCCCACGGGTGTATCTGTCTCCGCTGCTGACGACTCCGCTCGTGCTGGTCATCGTTCTGCTGAGTATGCACGTTCCATATACTCACTATAACGAAGGCGGACAATGGCTGTCCCGACTGCTGCAGCCAGCGACAATCGCTTTTGCTGTACCGCTATACAAAAATCTCAAAACCCTGCGCAAGCATGCAGTCGAGATTGTCGCCAGCGTACTGTTCGGTTCGATCGTCGCTGTCAGCTCTTCGGCGCTGCTGGCCCGGCTGATGCATCTGAACCATGACCTGATGGGCAGCATTATCCCGCGCTCGATCACTACGCCTATTGCGATGAATGTATCGCAGGCGATTGGCGGCGTACCAACCATTACCGCTATTTTCGTAATTATCACCGGACTGATCGGTAGTATGATCGGACCTTATATCGTCAAATGGCTGCGGATCGAGGGCGAGATTGCCCGTGGTATTCTGTTCGGTACCGCTGCTCATGGTACAGGAACGTCCAAAGCTTTTGAACTGAGCTCACTGACCGGTACCATTTCCAGTATTTCGATGATATTGTCTGCGTTATTTACACTTGCTGCCACACCGATTTTAGCGTTAATTATGCTGCCCTGA
- a CDS encoding PRD domain-containing protein: MNRDHRSLRVERVVGNNIVMACDEVKGTEYVLLGKGLGFAAKNLQELNTADERIEKRFRLEDREQMMNHPTFFEDMDALVMDVSDRIIQLIGQSFPEKLNEKIYLALPSHIQFTVYRIRHHIEIVNPFLQETQVCFPQEYEVALQALQMIRETFGLDIPEDEAGFLTYHIHSAVTHVPVGQLVKMSSLLGKLQQMIEEERQMTFKQGSMSQVRLMIHLRFALERIVQGSLVDNPLIQHIRDQYADEYQLASRMKLVMEQELQMAVPEDEVCFLTMHLYRLFRTHKPSS, encoded by the coding sequence ATGAACAGAGACCATCGGAGTTTACGTGTGGAGCGCGTGGTCGGCAATAATATCGTGATGGCCTGCGATGAGGTGAAAGGCACCGAATATGTACTGCTCGGCAAGGGACTCGGCTTTGCTGCCAAGAACCTGCAGGAGCTGAACACGGCAGATGAACGGATCGAAAAGCGGTTTCGACTGGAAGACCGGGAGCAGATGATGAATCATCCGACCTTTTTTGAAGATATGGATGCGCTTGTCATGGATGTCTCCGACCGGATCATCCAGCTGATCGGACAGAGTTTTCCGGAAAAGTTGAATGAAAAGATTTATCTTGCTCTACCTAGTCATATCCAGTTCACTGTATACCGGATACGACATCATATCGAGATTGTGAATCCTTTTCTGCAGGAGACGCAGGTCTGTTTTCCACAGGAATACGAGGTGGCCCTGCAGGCGCTGCAGATGATTCGTGAGACATTCGGATTGGACATTCCCGAAGATGAAGCCGGGTTTCTGACGTATCATATTCACTCGGCGGTTACTCATGTTCCGGTAGGCCAACTGGTCAAAATGTCTTCCCTGCTCGGCAAGCTGCAGCAGATGATTGAAGAGGAACGACAGATGACATTCAAACAGGGCAGCATGAGTCAGGTTCGCCTGATGATCCACCTGCGCTTTGCCCTGGAACGGATTGTACAGGGATCGCTCGTGGACAATCCGCTGATCCAGCATATTCGCGACCAGTATGCCGACGAATACCAATTGGCTTCGCGAATGAAGCTGGTCATGGAGCAGGAGCTGCAGATGGCCGTCCCTGAAGATGAAGTCTGCTTCCTGACCATGCATCTGTATCGCCTGTTCCGCACGCACAAACCGAGCAGCTGA
- the cidR gene encoding cidABC operon transcriptional activator CidR — protein MDIRHLQYFIEVARLGSFTKAAEALFITQPTISKTIRSLEEELGAPLFNRVGRSVELTDAGKVIEQQAQNIVKSFHSLSSQLDDLRNLESGHLRIGLPPMIGSRFFPQIIGRFHQMYPNVTIQLFEDGGKKVESDVVNGSLDIGVTVLPVTENVLEYFSFTEEKLNLIVPNNHPLAERSEVQMSELAEDFFIIFREDFTLHGRIIEACIRVGFQPRIIYESSQWDLISEMVGAGLGVALLPDTICNQINQRNVRIIPNIQPSIPWHLGIIWHRERYLSFAAREWLRFTREMMETR, from the coding sequence TTGGATATTCGTCATTTGCAGTATTTTATAGAAGTGGCCCGTCTGGGAAGCTTCACCAAAGCAGCGGAAGCACTGTTCATCACCCAGCCTACCATCAGCAAAACGATCCGTTCCCTGGAGGAAGAATTGGGAGCGCCACTATTCAACCGGGTTGGGCGCTCTGTAGAGCTCACCGATGCAGGTAAAGTGATTGAGCAGCAGGCGCAGAATATCGTGAAATCATTTCACAGCCTTTCCTCGCAGCTGGATGATCTGCGCAATCTGGAGAGCGGTCATCTGCGTATCGGTCTGCCACCGATGATCGGATCACGCTTTTTTCCGCAAATTATCGGCCGCTTTCATCAGATGTATCCAAATGTGACGATCCAGCTGTTCGAAGATGGCGGCAAAAAGGTAGAAAGTGATGTGGTCAATGGATCGCTGGATATCGGAGTGACTGTGCTGCCCGTTACCGAGAATGTGCTGGAATACTTCTCTTTTACCGAGGAGAAACTGAATCTGATCGTGCCGAACAATCATCCTCTGGCCGAACGTAGTGAAGTGCAGATGAGCGAGCTGGCCGAGGACTTTTTTATTATTTTCCGCGAGGATTTTACGCTGCATGGGCGAATCATCGAGGCCTGTATCCGGGTAGGATTTCAGCCGCGAATTATTTATGAGAGTTCCCAGTGGGATCTGATCAGCGAGATGGTGGGAGCCGGACTCGGTGTCGCACTGCTGCCGGATACAATCTGCAATCAGATCAACCAGCGCAATGTGCGCATTATCCCTAATATACAGCCGTCGATTCCGTGGCATCTGGGCATTATCTGGCATCGGGAGCGGTATCTGTCGTTTGCCGCGAGAGAGTGGCTGCGATTTACGCGGGAGATGATGGAGACGAGATAG
- a CDS encoding CidA/LrgA family protein has protein sequence MKNIGKGILQVAVLMAFSELLNWLADWLHLPVPGSIIGIALLFILLQSGVIKVEWIDLGASWLLAELLLFFIPSAVGVMNYIPMLEQDGVRIIAIVICSTILVMVSSGLLAAIMSKRKERHAK, from the coding sequence ATGAAAAATATAGGGAAAGGCATTTTGCAGGTTGCTGTTCTGATGGCCTTCTCCGAGCTGCTCAACTGGTTGGCTGACTGGCTGCATCTGCCGGTCCCCGGCAGTATTATCGGTATCGCGCTGCTGTTCATCCTGCTGCAATCCGGTGTCATCAAAGTGGAATGGATCGACCTCGGAGCCAGCTGGCTGCTTGCCGAGCTGCTGCTGTTCTTTATCCCCTCGGCGGTCGGTGTGATGAATTACATACCGATGCTGGAGCAGGACGGCGTCCGCATTATTGCTATCGTGATCTGTAGTACGATTCTTGTCATGGTCAGTTCGGGACTGCTGGCCGCTATTATGTCCAAACGAAAGGAGCGTCACGCGAAATGA
- a CDS encoding DUF2087 domain-containing protein, whose amino-acid sequence MNKVKKTGELSERFWEASLEELKKGYIEDPHAGPFGGFICLIDGEVFEKGQIYAEDGSFYEAERYMQMHIRRQHGSMFHYLLTLDKKWTGLTELQSSLVQDFYEGQSDTEIVAKAGGSKSTIRNHRFALREKAKQARVFLAVMELLEEQQQEPSPFIPIHRTATMLDERYAITEQENESLLKQYFPEGLDGPLSEFPRREKRKIVIMRHLMQRFEPGTVYTEKQVNELLEQAYPDYVTLRRYLIEYGYMDRKEDGSEYWVKQ is encoded by the coding sequence ATGAACAAAGTGAAAAAGACCGGAGAGTTGTCGGAGCGCTTCTGGGAAGCTTCGCTGGAGGAACTCAAAAAGGGATATATCGAAGACCCTCATGCAGGGCCGTTTGGCGGCTTTATTTGTCTGATCGATGGTGAGGTATTTGAGAAAGGACAGATCTATGCGGAGGATGGATCGTTCTATGAAGCCGAGCGATACATGCAGATGCATATCCGCCGCCAGCATGGCTCAATGTTCCACTATCTGCTGACCCTGGATAAAAAGTGGACGGGTCTGACTGAGCTGCAGAGCAGTCTGGTACAGGACTTTTACGAAGGACAAAGTGATACCGAGATTGTAGCCAAAGCAGGCGGCAGCAAATCAACAATCCGTAATCACCGGTTTGCTCTGCGCGAAAAAGCCAAGCAGGCCCGTGTCTTTCTGGCAGTGATGGAGCTGCTGGAGGAACAGCAGCAGGAGCCATCGCCTTTTATACCGATTCACCGGACAGCGACGATGCTGGATGAACGCTATGCGATTACCGAGCAGGAGAATGAATCGCTGCTCAAGCAGTATTTTCCAGAAGGCCTGGACGGTCCATTGTCCGAATTTCCACGCCGGGAAAAACGCAAAATCGTGATTATGCGTCATCTGATGCAGCGCTTTGAGCCGGGAACCGTGTATACGGAAAAGCAGGTCAATGAACTGCTGGAGCAGGCTTATCCGGATTATGTTACACTGCGGCGCTATCTGATCGAATACGGGTATATGGACCGCAAGGAAGATGGCAGCGAATACTGGGTCAAACAGTAA
- a CDS encoding AbrB/MazE/SpoVT family DNA-binding domain-containing protein, with the protein MKKTGMVRQLDSLGRIVIPKEIRDTMEIGISDPMEFFITEKEIIFRKHKGIQCIFCGSFDDLVYYKDQFICGSCAEQMGDESMHTPLNEMTESPAAQRSLHSALRKSRNKRGEMMTKVESAMQEHPGATQNELARILGISQSRVCQIQKELRAGHHHEL; encoded by the coding sequence ATGAAAAAAACCGGCATGGTACGCCAATTAGACAGTCTGGGAAGAATAGTGATTCCCAAAGAAATCCGGGATACCATGGAAATTGGTATCAGTGACCCTATGGAATTTTTTATTACCGAAAAAGAAATTATTTTCCGCAAGCACAAAGGCATCCAGTGTATTTTCTGCGGCAGCTTTGACGACCTTGTATATTACAAGGATCAATTCATCTGTGGCAGCTGTGCTGAACAAATGGGCGATGAATCTATGCATACCCCGCTGAACGAGATGACCGAGTCTCCTGCAGCCCAGCGTAGTCTTCATTCCGCTCTGCGCAAATCGCGCAACAAACGCGGAGAAATGATGACCAAGGTCGAGTCTGCGATGCAGGAACACCCTGGCGCCACTCAGAATGAACTGGCCCGTATCCTGGGCATTTCCCAAAGCCGTGTGTGCCAGATTCAAAAAGAACTGCGTGCCGGCCATCATCACGAACTCTGA
- a CDS encoding RNA polymerase sigma factor, protein MTYTQKEDVLAARSGEKDAFIRLMRDMERPLYRMARSMLRSDDECDDAVQETMLKAFRNIHTLREPNYFQTWIFRILINECHNIARKGARVVVTDEWSNLPARTDEYERIDVQQAVYQLPEPQRLVIAMHYFQDMPIQQIADVLELSAEAVKTRLHRARKTLMDWLSDEPGRGTRYETR, encoded by the coding sequence ATGACATATACCCAAAAGGAAGACGTACTCGCTGCCCGCAGCGGGGAGAAAGACGCGTTTATCCGGCTTATGCGTGATATGGAAAGGCCGCTGTACCGGATGGCCCGATCCATGCTGAGAAGTGATGATGAATGCGATGACGCTGTACAGGAGACGATGCTTAAAGCATTTCGCAATATACACACGCTGCGTGAACCGAATTATTTCCAGACCTGGATCTTCCGGATTCTGATCAATGAATGCCATAATATCGCACGCAAAGGTGCTCGGGTCGTCGTGACGGATGAATGGAGCAATCTGCCTGCGCGGACGGATGAATACGAGCGAATCGACGTACAGCAGGCGGTATATCAGCTGCCTGAACCGCAGCGGCTTGTAATCGCAATGCATTATTTTCAGGATATGCCGATCCAGCAGATTGCAGATGTGCTGGAACTATCGGCAGAAGCAGTCAAAACCCGGCTGCACCGGGCGCGCAAAACATTAATGGACTGGCTCAGCGATGAGCCGGGAAGGGGAACCCGATATGAGACCAGATGA
- a CDS encoding DUF6530 family protein produces MNRTNHSNYQPVMAAADYTQVDGQRAYRQEVRELSLGLQELPQDRRVEVVAQVSKGEVGQEGDSESVWPIHRILDAAILLCRSIDYFQEGYRQECLYDPEHPVFDRIPLQGAALSVGFTGDHEDIEQHIQTFQQALEDQGHLIGERLRILSRLLNELGH; encoded by the coding sequence ATGAATCGTACAAATCATTCAAACTATCAGCCGGTAATGGCAGCAGCAGATTACACGCAGGTGGATGGACAGCGAGCCTATCGGCAGGAGGTGAGAGAATTATCGCTGGGACTGCAAGAGCTACCGCAGGATCGCAGAGTAGAGGTTGTAGCACAGGTAAGTAAAGGTGAAGTGGGACAGGAGGGGGATTCGGAGTCCGTGTGGCCGATTCACCGGATTCTGGATGCAGCTATTTTGCTGTGTCGGTCTATTGATTATTTTCAGGAAGGTTACCGGCAGGAATGTCTTTATGATCCCGAGCATCCGGTATTTGACCGTATTCCTTTGCAGGGAGCTGCATTGTCTGTAGGATTCACTGGCGACCATGAAGATATCGAACAGCATATTCAGACCTTTCAGCAGGCTCTCGAAGATCAGGGTCATCTGATTGGAGAGCGTCTACGAATCCTCTCGCGGCTGCTGAACGAGCTGGGACACTGA
- a CDS encoding MFS transporter, producing the protein MNFKVFILTIATFTVGLIELIIGGVLPEIANDLNVSIGTAGQLITIYALVYAIAGPTLLAFTSKVERKSLYLWSMLIFTIGSLIACWSPNYEVLFFSRMLTAASGSLIVTLSLTIAVKVVAPEFRARVIGIISMGISSSIVLGVPIGVLVEEALGWRILFLVIALLTLVAMVVIYMFLDHIPVEEIMPLKAQFASLKNSKVISAHLVTLLMLAGHYTMYAYLTPFLESTMHLNAYWISVVYFVFGLAAVSGGMIGGVMSDRLGSTKSILIVIGVFALAMFVLPMSAKLIWVFPVVLFVWGALSWALSPAQQSYLIQNAPETADIQQSFNFSALQIGIAVGSAFGGIVIKNTGSVTMNAWVGAAIVVLSFCCALYSLSRPSGAAKHVSNQSVHTS; encoded by the coding sequence TTGAATTTCAAAGTATTTATCCTTACCATTGCCACCTTTACGGTCGGCCTGATTGAACTCATCATCGGCGGTGTGCTGCCGGAGATCGCAAACGATCTGAACGTGTCGATCGGCACAGCCGGACAGCTGATCACTATCTATGCACTGGTCTATGCGATTGCCGGACCGACCCTGCTGGCATTCACTTCCAAAGTGGAACGCAAATCCCTGTATCTCTGGTCCATGTTAATTTTTACCATAGGCAGTCTGATTGCCTGCTGGAGCCCTAACTATGAAGTATTGTTCTTCTCCCGCATGCTGACAGCAGCGAGCGGTTCACTGATCGTGACCTTGTCCCTGACGATTGCGGTCAAAGTGGTCGCGCCGGAATTCCGCGCACGGGTCATCGGTATTATTTCCATGGGGATCAGTTCCTCGATTGTACTGGGTGTACCGATCGGTGTGCTGGTCGAAGAAGCACTCGGCTGGCGCATTTTGTTCCTCGTGATCGCGCTGCTGACCCTGGTAGCGATGGTCGTAATCTATATGTTCCTCGATCATATCCCGGTGGAAGAAATTATGCCGCTCAAGGCCCAATTTGCTTCCCTCAAAAATAGTAAAGTCATCAGCGCGCATCTGGTAACCCTGCTGATGCTGGCAGGTCACTACACGATGTATGCTTATCTGACTCCATTCCTGGAAAGTACAATGCATCTGAACGCGTACTGGATCAGTGTGGTCTACTTTGTCTTCGGTCTGGCTGCGGTAAGCGGCGGTATGATCGGTGGCGTAATGTCTGATCGCCTGGGCAGTACCAAGAGTATTCTGATTGTAATTGGCGTCTTCGCACTGGCAATGTTCGTGCTGCCGATGTCGGCCAAGCTGATCTGGGTATTCCCGGTTGTATTATTTGTCTGGGGTGCACTCAGCTGGGCATTGTCTCCGGCACAACAGAGCTACCTGATCCAAAATGCACCGGAAACCGCCGATATTCAGCAGAGCTTTAACTTCTCTGCCCTGCAGATCGGTATTGCAGTCGGTTCGGCCTTTGGCGGAATCGTGATCAAAAATACCGGTTCGGTAACGATGAATGCATGGGTCGGTGCAGCGATCGTTGTATTGTCCTTCTGCTGCGCATTGTACTCGCTGTCCAGACCTTCTGGGGCAGCCAAGCATGTGTCGAACCAATCAGTGCATACCTCCTGA
- the nagE gene encoding N-acetylglucosamine-specific PTS transporter subunit IIBC — MLQFLQKIGRSLMLPVATLPAAAILRGFGLINYETDIPLGSAVGGFMNHYIGPLLTAGAGAIFDNLALIFAVGIAIGMARDAVAALSAVLGYMILTAILKEIPGIMGYIPDDVKLNMGVLGGILVGLWAAYMYNRFHNIKMPDWLGFFSGKRFVPMITAATTIILASLIGMIWSPIQDAISAFGMWVVSLGGFGAFVFGTANRLLVPIGLHHVLNSIAWFQIGDYTNAAGEVVHGDLTRFFAGDKSAGMFMSGFFPIMMFALPGAAFAIIHTARPEKRKAVASIFISAAVASFLTGITEPLEFAFMFTAPLLYVVHALLTGLSGLIMYMLNVKLGFGFSAGLIDYLINMKLATNPLLMIPVGLAFAVVYYVLFRFLIVKLNLKTPGREDDDAINSSATTADKTATVPAAAAVTADNGDSKAAMVLSQLGGSPNIDSIDACITRLRLVVKDDRQVNDAELRKLGAAGVMRLGHGAVQVIFGTQSEALKDDIKDIMDHKA, encoded by the coding sequence ATGCTACAATTTTTGCAAAAAATCGGTCGCTCACTGATGCTTCCGGTAGCTACACTGCCTGCTGCTGCGATTCTGCGCGGTTTTGGCCTGATCAACTATGAGACGGATATTCCGCTTGGCTCTGCAGTAGGCGGTTTTATGAACCATTATATCGGTCCGCTGCTTACCGCAGGTGCCGGTGCTATTTTTGACAATCTGGCACTGATCTTCGCGGTTGGTATAGCGATCGGGATGGCCCGCGATGCGGTCGCTGCTCTCTCCGCTGTACTCGGATATATGATCCTGACAGCGATTCTCAAGGAAATTCCGGGAATCATGGGTTACATACCGGATGATGTCAAACTGAATATGGGCGTGCTCGGCGGTATTCTGGTTGGTCTGTGGGCAGCTTACATGTATAACCGTTTCCACAATATCAAAATGCCGGATTGGCTCGGATTCTTCTCGGGTAAACGTTTTGTTCCAATGATTACGGCAGCAACAACGATTATCCTGGCGTCCCTGATCGGTATGATCTGGAGTCCGATCCAGGATGCAATTTCTGCTTTTGGTATGTGGGTAGTCAGTCTGGGTGGATTTGGTGCCTTTGTGTTCGGTACCGCCAACCGTCTGCTCGTGCCAATCGGTCTGCACCATGTATTGAACTCGATCGCCTGGTTCCAGATCGGCGATTATACCAATGCAGCCGGTGAAGTGGTTCACGGTGACCTGACACGCTTCTTTGCCGGAGACAAATCGGCAGGCATGTTCATGTCCGGCTTCTTCCCGATTATGATGTTTGCATTGCCGGGTGCGGCTTTTGCCATTATTCATACCGCACGTCCGGAGAAACGCAAAGCAGTTGCTTCGATCTTTATCAGTGCGGCGGTCGCTTCCTTCCTGACTGGGATTACCGAGCCGCTGGAATTTGCCTTTATGTTCACAGCACCGCTGCTGTATGTGGTGCATGCACTGCTGACCGGTCTGTCCGGTCTGATCATGTACATGCTGAATGTGAAGCTGGGCTTCGGATTCTCGGCGGGTCTGATTGACTATCTGATCAATATGAAGCTGGCGACTAATCCGCTGCTGATGATTCCGGTCGGTCTGGCGTTTGCCGTTGTGTATTATGTACTGTTCCGCTTCCTGATTGTGAAGCTGAACCTCAAAACACCGGGACGCGAAGACGATGATGCTATTAACAGTTCTGCGACTACAGCAGATAAAACTGCCACTGTCCCGGCTGCCGCAGCTGTAACAGCTGACAACGGAGACAGCAAAGCAGCTATGGTACTGAGCCAGCTGGGTGGATCACCCAACATCGACAGTATCGATGCCTGCATTACCCGCCTGCGTCTGGTGGTCAAAGATGATCGTCAGGTAAATGATGCCGAGCTGCGCAAGCTGGGTGCTGCTGGTGTTATGCGACTTGGTCATGGTGCTGTACAGGTTATCTTCGGTACCCAATCCGAAGCGCTCAAAGATGATATCAAGGATATTATGGATCACAAAGCCTGA